The Moorena producens PAL-8-15-08-1 genomic interval TATTAACGTTTGGCATTGTTTACTTTCAGTCAGTATGAAGTATTATAGCCATCAACATTTTTTTGTGTAAGTATAACGAATAATGCTTCATATCAAAACCGCTTCATTCTTGAATGATTAGTACATTTTATTGTATTTATTATATCTGGATAAAACTATATTTCATAACTATTAAATAGGAAATTTTATGGATAAAATAGGTAGTTTAAATTATGGTTATTGAACAAGTTTTTAGTCAAGCATAAGTGAGACACTAACAAGCCCATTTTCTCCTTGAGCCTTAATACTTGATACTTCAGACTTTCTCCTTGATCCCCTGTACTAATCTAGCAATTTAATACCGGTATATCTTACTAATGGAGCACATAATCTGTTTCCCTTGATAGTTCCGCTGTTTCTGTGTAATCCAATAGAAATGTCCAAGTAATACTGCCAAACAGCGATGAATTACCATCGGATGCCAACCCATTTGTTCAAATCGGGGTTCAGATGGGTCAAACAAACGTAACCATCCCAGCGGTATCACTGAGTGTACGATTTCTTCTTGGGAAGCGATCGCGCTTTAGGCGCGGCGCTGCCTGTTTAACTGATGTCCACAAAGCTAAGTGGGTAAAGCCTTTATGAAAGTTGCCTATTTCCAAAGGCTGAGTAAAATTCACCATTGGTTAGGCTTGGAGTATACAAACCCCAACCCAATGATGATGTTCGCGAAACTGACTTGCCTGTTGTAACAACGCTCACAGTCTATATTCTGGTTTTTATAGATAGAAACAACCCATCTGCTTGAGAACCCACCCGCATCACTGGTGCTTGTCCCATGTCATGATCACAAGCAATGGGGATTCGTTGCCCCAAGGCTACCATCAACAACGGGACATCTAGAAAGCCACGATGGTTACTCACTACTACAACAGCAGATTTATGAGGAATGCGATCCTCATCGATATTGGAACAATTTATTCCCATTGCAGCAAGAAGGGCATCAGAAACCTGTAGTGGAAGATGGTCAGACTTCAGTTTCAGTCATCAATTTCTAATATAGATTAACATTTCTTAACATTTTTTTAAAAATAGATCTATTGACAGATGCCTTAAAGTAGAGATAATCAGGTGCAAAACAACTAATGGTGATAGACTGCCAGTGACTACAAGTGTGTAGCTTGACACATTAGGCATTAAGCCAGTAGTAGAAAAAGCCTGTTAAATCTAAACTAGACTACTAACTTATGTTAATAATTAATTTTCCTTATAATCAAGTGACAGAAGGTGGCCTTGATTCCATTCCTTCAAGGGAGTGGGATAACTTATCGGCTGCTTATCATTACTCCTTACTCATAAGTAACAGACTAAGGAGTAATGACTCGAAACCCCACAACTAAAATAGGTGGAATGAGTTACAAGATAATAAACAATTTTGAGTAACGTCAACTAAAAAGTAGCGACAGATACTTTTTAGAAAAGGTTAAAACTTAAGTAAATCTGATTAGATAAATACTACATATAGTAACAACTAAAATTAATACTAGTAGCCATACACTAGGTTAGAAATCACTTAAATAAGTTAAATCAGTTGGCTGGAGGGCGTTTTTAACACTCATATGATTCATACGAATACTACTAAAAATACATTTGCCATTACAACACCCCTTTACTATGTGAACGACTTACCCCATATCGGCAGTGCCTATACCACCATGGCATCTGATGCAGTAGCTCGTTTTCAACGGTTACAGGGCAAAGACGTACTGTTAATTACTGGTACAGATGAACATGGACAAAAAATTCAGCGGACTGCTGA includes:
- a CDS encoding 1-acyl-sn-glycerol-3-phosphate acyltransferase, with amino-acid sequence MGINCSNIDEDRIPHKSAVVVVSNHRGFLDVPLLMVALGQRIPIACDHDMGQAPVMRVGSQADGLFLSIKTRI